From Thalassococcus sp. S3, one genomic window encodes:
- a CDS encoding IclR family transcriptional regulator, translating into MRDDPYIVPGLMRGLAALRAFTPDRTEMTLNEIAAAVGVSKSAVFRTVHTLAEAGYLLPVQNNAAYKLGPAVVRLAYGYHAGRELLEAATPTLETLRDRIDWSTHLGVLDGRQILYLLRFPATGGLSSLVHVGSRLPAASTSMGRLLLCHKSPEFIKRLYAEAEPGTAAHVLQRRERDAKRDVVVSVGNFESGLCSVAAPVHDISGEVVAAISVTKMLDDVPGDIIKEVRNSARRISELLGGVPFAKD; encoded by the coding sequence ATGCGAGATGATCCCTACATCGTGCCCGGGTTGATGCGCGGGCTGGCCGCCCTGCGCGCCTTCACGCCCGACCGGACGGAGATGACATTGAACGAGATCGCGGCGGCTGTCGGTGTCTCGAAATCAGCCGTGTTCAGAACCGTTCACACGCTGGCGGAGGCAGGCTATCTGCTGCCGGTGCAGAACAACGCGGCCTACAAGCTCGGCCCGGCGGTGGTGCGCCTAGCCTACGGCTACCACGCCGGTCGGGAGCTGTTGGAAGCCGCGACACCCACGCTGGAGACCCTGCGCGACCGGATTGACTGGTCAACGCATCTTGGCGTGCTTGATGGCAGGCAAATCCTGTACCTGCTGCGCTTTCCGGCGACCGGGGGGCTTTCCTCGCTGGTCCATGTCGGCAGCAGATTGCCCGCGGCCTCGACATCAATGGGGCGCCTTCTGCTCTGTCACAAGAGCCCCGAATTCATCAAACGCCTCTACGCCGAAGCCGAACCTGGTACGGCGGCGCATGTCCTGCAGCGCCGGGAGCGGGATGCTAAACGCGATGTGGTCGTCAGCGTGGGTAATTTCGAAAGCGGTCTTTGTTCGGTCGCAGCCCCCGTGCACGACATTTCAGGTGAAGTCGTCGCGGCAATCAGCGTAACGAAAATGCTGGACGATGTGCCCGGCGACATCATCAAAGAAGTCCGCAACAGCGCGCGTCGGATTAGCGAACTGCTTGGCGGCGTCCCCTTTGCGAAGGATTAG